The following proteins are encoded in a genomic region of Papaver somniferum cultivar HN1 unplaced genomic scaffold, ASM357369v1 unplaced-scaffold_10, whole genome shotgun sequence:
- the LOC113326089 gene encoding 60S ribosomal protein L23A-like — protein MRFVLLNIQSVPKSSSAKGVHSAINRLLGRKKPVNHVFGGEKLTKKADPKVLANKASKAVKAGASTIKKKAKNICTSVIFHRPKTLQKARNPKYQYISALPRNKLDHYQILKYPLTTESAMKKIEDNKKKKIRMLSRRCKTSRQIK, from the exons ATGAGGTTTGTGCTGCTCAACATTCAGTCAGTACCTAAatcttcatcagcaaaaggtgtTCATTCTGCTATTAATCGCCTCTTGGGAAGGAAGAAACCTGTTAATCATGTCTTTGGTGGTGAAAAGC TTACTAAGAAGGCTGACCCCAAGGTGCTGGCTAACAAAGCTTCCAAGGCTGTCAAAGCTGGAGCATCAACCATTAAGAAGAAGGCTAAGAATATCTGCACATCAGTCATATTTCACAGGCCAAAGACATTGCAGAAGGCAAGGAATCCCAAGTACCAATATATTAGTGCACTACCAAGGAACAAGCTGGACCATTACCAGATCCTGAAATACCCACTCACCACCGAGTCCGcaatgaagaagattgaagacaacaagaagaagaaaataaggatGCTTTCAAGAAGATGTAAAACATCCAGACAGATAAAGTGA